GGTATTTGGGGAAGAAGATGGTAGTAAAATTATGCCTTGAATGGAGAATATAGAAGAATTTTGACAAATAGATATGGGGAGGGAAAAAGCCATTTCAGGTTGAGAGCAAAATGCAAACAAAGATAAAGGACAAAGTGTGCGCAAGAGGGAGCAAAAAATCTAGTTTAGTTAGACCGCAAAAACAGGAAGATGAAGACTTGCAAGAGAGGATATAAGTAGATAATCATCAaccctgaatcttttttttttaaattttttaatttatttttggctgcgttgggtcttcgttgctgcacgtgggctttctctagttgtggagagcgggggctactcatcattgcgatgcgcaggcttctcactgcggtggcttctcttgttgtggagcacgggctctaggcacgcaggcttcagtagttgtggcacacgtgctcagtagctgtggctcgcgggctctagagcacaggctcagtagttgtggcacatgggctcagtagttgtggctagcgggctctagagcacaggctcagtagttatggtgcacgggcttagttgctctgtggcatgtgggatcttcccggaccagggcttgaacctatgtcccctgcattgccaggtggactcctaaccactgcgccaccaggaaagtccccgagtctttcttaaacatttaatgCTTTTATCTTGTTGACACTGAGATTAAGTTAAACCTTATATTCAGAGTTAGACCTTAGAAGGATAATTTTGACAGAAATGTAGAGAATCCATTGGATGAAACTGAAGTGGGGGAAAATGAAGGATTTAGGAAGTGTTTTTAACAGTTCAGGTAAGAAATACAGAACATCTTAACCAATGTGAGAGATGAATTTGAGGGACAAGGCAGAGGTGGAATCAAATGGTCGTAGTGACCTGCTGGTTACAGGGGGTATAAAAGAAGGCAAAGATAGTATTTGGGCAACTGGCTGGATGTGATGCTATTCATTAACTGAGGATGTGAAACGAGAGGCAGATTTGGAGGAAATATGATGAGAGTAGCCAAGGAAGTGACTGGAAGAAcaataccagtttattataagCACACTTGAACCAAATCATGTTATAACCATAATTGTTTATGTGGGATATTCAAATCCAAAACACCATAAAGTAGTTCAGTTTACAACAATTGTAGCATCCTATTCAAAAATATCTGCATGTACTACGATCTTTCAAATTTAAACATCACATTCTAGCGTTCCTCCCAGTTGGATTATTGTCTTCCATGACCCACCCTGAAATTTACTTTCTGTGGTTAAATCTCAACTCGTACTTAAAACACAGCCTATACCTTAATTAAACTTGTCAATTctgttttaaaatcacatatcAGAATCACACCTCTATTGCCCATATTAATTCCCATATGATTCTTTTCATCTAAAAGTCCCTAGTTCCCACCCAAATTTGCACATCTTTAAGAATCACCTCAGTACCATGCTATCTCAAAGCCTACCTTTACAGAACTAATTGTacatttcattccttctttttttataccCACTATTTACActcttattatttcattttgtgtcAAAATCTCATATAATTATATCACTCTTGCACAATTATAAGCTTTTGGGGTATAGAGAAAATGTACACCTCTTGATTTCTTGATTATGACAGGTGTTCAGTAAACTTAATTAAAACCAGATATCTACCAACATACATATATGATAATAAAAGTAGAAAAGTTcaataggaaaatacaaatttttgAATTGAGTTATCATAGAAATTATACTTAGTCTAAGGGAAACAATATAAAACACTAGATTAAAGCAgcacttctcaaacttgaatATGAGTAAGTTTTGGGGATCTTAAAGACAGATTCCAGGGCCTAGCTTGAAATTTTGATTCaatgggtctggggtggggtcacGAATTTACAtgtctaacaaattcccaggttaTGCTGATGATTTTGAAAGAGGAAGACGTTTTGAATAGCGCTAGTTTAAAGGGTCAGTCTGACATCACAATGCCTGGACTTAAATTCCACCACCACAATTCATTAGCTTTATGATTTTACGTCTCTCATTTAATTTTATCAGTGAGAACTATTGATAAAATAGTTGACCCATAAAATGTGTTTCTGGCAGTACCTGACACATGGCATGTGCTCAAAAATTAGGTGTCGGTGTGAGAATTCAATGGTACAAAGAAGTTGACAGATTCCTAAAGAGCAGAGTGGTTAAACTATGGCCTGCAGTCCAGATCTGGCTCACCGCCTATTTTGGTAATGCTAGTGAACTaagaatagttttaaaatttttaaatgattgaaaagtaccaaaagaaaaatattttctaacacgTGGAAATTATACAAGATTCAATTTTAGTGTCCATTAAATAATgttattggaatacagccacaCAAATTTGTATACATATTGCCAATGGATGCAGAGTTAAGTAGTCACATGACAGACCATATGGCCAGGAAAGCCTGCATTGtatactatctggctctttacctCAAAAGGTTGACAACCTCTAATATAGCACCAAGTGACTTTTATCAGTAAATTACTGGAACTAGAACCATCACTATTTTGGTGTCTAGAGTGGCAATGATGTTCAATGGCTATAGTGTTCTGTTCTTAATGTAACTGTACCGAGGTAATAAAGGATTCTTAGGAACCGAACAATAAAAAAGGATTGGGAAATAAGATGAATTTGAGGGATAAGtagtaaaatgaattaattaccACTAAAGCTCCTCGAACCAGGAAATGTTATTAGATGCCCCAACccactttttaaagaaagcaatatttattgtccttttctgattataaaagcaatacatgATTACGGTacttggaaaatacaaaaatgtatacaGAATATAAATCGGTCATATTCCCAAGAGTAGAGATAACcatgtttaaacatttttgtttttacaaaattgGGATGTTAACTGTACAAaatggttatatatttttaatgtaacattTCTCCAACAACTTCATATTCTGAGAACATTATGTTTAATGGGTAATAAGATTCCATTGTTTGGAAATgccataattcatttatttatttccctcatcattaaatcttattttaagtttttgttattatttgtaaataatgctataacAAACTTGCCTATGACGTCTCTGAAACattggtgatttttttcccactatGACAGATTACTATAGTAAAGCAACTTTTGCCTAAATTTGGGCTGTTttcagggaaggagaagaaagagaagattaAAGAAAGACAAGGGTTGTGTTAATtgggactctctctctctctctctctcatttttccaGATTTCCAACTATACCAACTTTGGAGATTTCTACCTTCTGATTAGTAACATTAAACGACTTCCATTATCTTTGACCaacaatgtttatttttctatataccCCATTCTTAAATCCATACCCTtacaagcaaaataaaacatcttgtttcgttttgtttgaATTCCCCCTTCCCTTAGAAAAAAAGGCAATAAtcttatcaaaaatattttatttacaaaaaaattcaattataCTATACATCCTATACTGGAAATACATTGAATAATTGCTAAAATAAATACAGGCAATTAATTCAATCTTTTATAAGAATGAGAGAATTTGACATTTGAATGTTATCAAAGCTTAACTTAGAACATAAATAGTTAAAAAGGCAAACTCAAGTTTTAGTTTCATTTAATGGCATGGTCTGTTTTCCACAAGCTCTCCAATCAGTGAGAGTCTAAGTTGTAGAACGTTATATACTTTTTTGTGCTCTGAAGGTAGAATGTGCAGGTTTTTTCTTGGACAGGATGGATGAAATATAGAAGTCTACAtaaaaaggaagcagaaaggCAGGAAGCACATGGTTGAACACTTCACATTTCTGCTTCATCACAATACTTTTTTTCTGCAACTCTTCATGTGTTCAATTGTTTTTAACACAGGTCTACACAGCACTGGCTACAAGGCAAGATGGGTCATGTCAAAAGTCGAACTGGATAACTGAGGCCCCGGAGTAGCTAAATTAACCAGGCCGAGGGtccatcaattttttttatgTGCCAATTCTTGATACAACTATTAAACCTTGATATCATGTCTACTATGTAAACACATTTATTTAGGTCAAGAACAGAAGAGATGAAGCAATTATCTGTATAATTCAGAAAAAATCTTCCCTAGAAAGTTAAAGGGTACACATGGAGcttgattttgaaaattttgaatcTATATGCTTTATCCTTATTATAATTTATCCCACTCACCCGTATAAACCTCATACTAACATGTAAAGTGAACTGACAAGCTGGGAAAAAAAAGGTAGGTAAAGTTTGTTCAACATATAGACAGGATCCAGTGAATACAGGTCACAGAACAAAATGATGAACTGCAGTGTATTTGTCCAAATTATACAGACAATTTTTCCCACTTTCCTTTTTAACTTGGCCTGGGAAAACACTGTGAGAATCTCCAAAAACAACCTTTGATACCCAGATTTTATCCACTGCTGGATGCCTAGTGTTTTCTTTTGAGAACTGGCATTCCCTTTTTTTCAATCGTATGAAAAAATTGCACTTTTCTACCCCTTTGGCCTTGATtttcaatgatttcttttttgtgcACACAAGTATGAATTTCTACTCCCGAAGTGTGACAGGTATATTGGCcttttctaaaagaaatgaaaaaaagttaaaatattgagagtttaaatactttttcacagaaataaactaTTCAATTTtaaaggtagagagagagagaagcattttattctttctatcaTGAACAACATCAGTCAACCAAGCTTCACATTTTGGGTAGAAATTTTTTAAGTATGAATTTTTTCAGaacctattttattaaaaaaaaaaggaagaacaggTGTATTTTGGCagagaagtaaaatataaaatatgcaaaatttgttttaaaattggcatacaaaattttaaaacacagtacaattatataaaaatacagcACAGCCAACGGCCTGTAAATTTCCTTTGGCATTTCATTTGGTAGAGTTAAACAGAAAaacctttctaaaaaaaaattagctatcaACACAGTACATAAGTTAGGTTGTATATGTTGAAAGAACTTTTCCTTGAGTTTCCAAAATCCTTTTCTTACATGATAACCCACATAAAGCATGACTAGTGAGGTATATAGGGCAAAACACTGTTAGGCGGATGTACAATAAGGAAAAAGTGCATAAACAAAGAATTCTTCCCATTTTCATAGAAATATCAGGTTAAATCTGAGTTCTTCTTGATGTATCATTTTACTTTGGCAGAATTAAAATAAACCCATACAAATGTCTTTGTTCAAGTCCCAGCAGCAGTGATATGTCTCCTTTGGTGGCATTATCTGATGCCACAATACCGCACAGTCCCTAGAGGAACTaaggttttgtgtgtgtctgcatcTGTAACTGCAAACATCAAACGTAAGATCATACATCAAGCACCATGTCATACTGTTGTCCCTTCTTCCGCCTGCCACATTTATTGATGAGAACCACATACAGTGTCAAAAGCATGACCCAATAGCATGCATACAGCAACGTTCCAACAATTAAAACTGTCTGTTTGGATTCTGAGAATGGCTTTTTAGATTCCTTATAAATGGTGAAAATCACACCACCCAGGAGGATTGTAAACCAAACTGATACTGGAATGAGTCCTATGAAATTAACAACAATGGTTTTCCTTCCAGATGTGCCCCACCCAGCTTTGTTGATCGTTGCAATTGCAAACATCTTGGCGGGAAGTAAACTTGACATGTATAACACTGAGTAGAGGGACATGAAGACCATGACGATATTTCCTCTAAGGCAGCTGGCAAAGGATGATTTTATGAGACCCACTAACTGGACAGTTAACAAGAAAAGAAGGATGTTCCAAATTTTACCCCGGTAGAACAGCTGGATTACTGTGGcaatgagaaagaaagggaagaacccaGTGATGACTGCTTCATAGGTCATCCACAAGTGATGTTTATGAAACCACATGGCATTGTACAGCCACTCTCGGAAGTAGGACTTGCTCCAACGGGTCTGCTGGTTTAACCATCTGAGATATTCTATAGGTGTTTCAGTAAGGCACTTGGATCGAGCTGTGTATTTTGTTGCATAGCCCAGACTCAGCACTCGGTTCGTTAGATGCCTGTCATCTCCAAAACTACATTGGCTGCCCATAAATTCTTGATTGTACCAGTCTTCCACAAATTCATGCAATAAGGAGTTTCTGTACATTCCCAGAGGTCCACTAATGCACTGGACACATCCAAAATAAGACTGACAGGCCCTTTCTATGTTAAAAGCCATCCAGTATCTCACACTGCTGAGGAAGGAGATCCAGGAATCATACTTGTTTAAAATCTGCAagaaaaatacaagtaaaaataattaaataaaggtAAGCCCCAGCTAAAAATTCCAACAAAATCTGCACCATTGTGAGGTTACTACCTagagtaatgtttgtttttttatccttctatttagcctctttcctttttttaacacgattttacattattttctttcattctatatACTATATTAATTTGATAAGCTGGGTGTATGtgttgggacttttttttttttttaaatgaaagcttctttctttctttctttctttatttttggctgtgttgggtcttcgtttctgtgcgagggctttctctagttgcggcgagcgggggccactcttcatcgcggtgcgcgggcctctcactgtcgcggcctctcttgttgcggagcacaagctccagacgcgcaggctcagtagttgtggctcacgggcctagttgctccgcggcatttgggatcttcccagaccagggctcgaacccatgtcccctgcactggcaggcagattctcaaccactgcaccaccagggaagcccgggacttcttgacaataatttttttctactccATCACTCTCTGTACTCTTTTGttatgtgttttgtttctttttcttgttatgttataaaattgagatttttttagGCTTTAGTTCTCAGCCCTTAAATTATTCTCccactggcagtccagtggttaaagacttcgccttccaatgcgggAGGGTGCGGggtccatccctggtcggggagctgggatcccacccacatgcctcacagccaaaaaaccaaagacatgaaacagaagcaatattgcagcaaattcaataaagactttaaaaacatggtccacatcaaaaaatcttaaaaaaaaattattctcccACTTTCTTACTATCTAATATTTGAAAGTTTTTAAGTcctattctcttctcttttcaacTCATCCAACTCTATtattctccttcctcctcagtTTTAGCAATGCCAGTGATAAAAGGGTTTGCTCTGGCTTCACCCCGAAACTGGAATCCTGAAATAATGCTCTACACAAAGGCTATTAAAATTATTAGTTTTGGGGGGCAATATTTCTTAATTCTCTCCTCTGTCTCAATTTTGTTCAGTTTTCATCTGGACTTTACATGCTTCCTTTTTATCACCAGGGTATTTCTTTGTCCATCTAGTGTACTTTCTTTGCCTTCACTATTACCATGCATATAAATATGGGTTATACAGCAACACAATACCTACATTTAAAGTCAAAATTCCATGTGCTTCTCACATCTTTTGCTAAAATCTAGTGCACTTTTGCAAAGGGCTCACTTTAATCTtcatatattttcacatatttgttttCCCATTCCATAAATTTCAAATCACCTTCATTAATATTTGTTTCACTTATTGTTTCTCCATTGACAGCAAATAatgggaaataaataataattggaAAACTCACTTAATTGTTCCTTTGACTTTCTCTCTAGTGTAAATTTGAGttgctgtttctcttttttttcctttgtattccaATTTGGATTTTTGACCAACCATACATTGTTCAGCTTTTAAATACATAGTTATATGACATAGACTCCATCTCCTGCCATACCTCCATTTTTTAACCCTTGTACTAAATGAGTTCCAACATCATTTTACCAGAACATTAAGTTGTGGCTCAAGAAGATACAGCAGAAATTATTAcacatttacattatattttatataacttaTCAGCCACTACATACTTGTGTTATAACCCAGGATTAAGCAAAGAAATCATAAGTTACTTCAATTTAGACAGCAGAAGAGGTATAAAGTGGGTCCAAGGCACATTCTAGTATGTCTCTGGCACCAGAAACAATACCTGGCACAGATCTGGGtgtataataaatgtatgttCAAAGAATCAATGAGTGAGGGTGCTACTAAAAGTGACTCATGCAAAAAGTGAACTCATATGCACCTGGACATCTCCCCCGACACCTCCAACCATGGGATCTTCTTCCAAAACTTTCACCATCTCCACAGATGAGGCAGGGTCAAGCATGGTGTCTGAATCACAAACCTGCAAAGAAGAAAGTAAGAAATAagttaaagaaaagaagatgaTGAATATGCTCCACGTAGGCAAAAGTGGGCATATGTATTATGCCTTCAGCCTACTGTCACAAGGCCTCAATAAGCGAGTAACACAGGGATGAGAGTTTGTTACATGATGGCCAATACAAAGAACCTGCAAACTCAATATTTAAGCTATAGATGTTTTGCCTCTCTTGCCTTCTCTGTCACTGTTTTGTATACGGCTATAAGCCTGGCAGGCCAGTAACTAGGGTAGTAGAAAGTGAAGGCATAATTTCAAATCCACCTTTCAACCTCTCAGCATCCAGAGTTTATGGCCACACCCACCTCTACTGACTCAAGCTGGGAAAGGTAAAACCAGAAAGCTAAAATAAGACTAAAAACAACAGGAAGGGGGCAACCTAGAATTAATGTTCAAGTAACTCCGCCTGCTTGTAAGATAAGCAAGCCAAGGGAACTGCCTCTCTGAAATGATTAAACTTGAACCAAACTTCTGAGGTTCTGCATATTTAAATTGGTCCTGCCCCTCCCAGTTTCCAACATGGCTGTCATTGGATGTCCAGTGACATGGCTGGATAGAACAGCTAAAGTGATGACCTAGGCATGTCACGTAGGGTCACCAGATTTGCCTGGTTTGCCATGGATGTACGCAATTTTGGCAATGAAAGTCTCATGTCCCAGGTAACATCCTAGATTTCCAGGACTTGGAAAACATCTTGGGTTGGTCACCATagatatctctttttttaaaaaaattgccttAAATAAGGCTTTTAGATATCTTATCCCTCAGGTCTGAATGATGATAGGAAACTCCTATGACAGTATTGAAAAAAAGGCATGTTTAACAgtgattatttttctctgttttaataCGGTGATTAAGACAGGAAAGCAGTTCTACTAAGGCTGGTTGTATAATTAATTCTGAAGCAAGATGTCCATTTGACCTGGGCTTAGCAGATGACATTCCATTAGAAAGGAAATGAGCTTGATGGTCAGACCACCTTTTTATTTTAGAGTATTAAGTATTCGTCTAGCTCTTTATACACAAAAGTAGATGTTAAATTATCTTAAGCTTTTCTAGAAGTGCTAATTATTattcttaaaaacaaactttaTACAGGacaaaaaaacaattttgaaaccaAACCAACTACAACTTCAAGAAAATTGTTAGGATTTGTCTATACCCATGAGCTGCTCCCAGAAATTTCTACTGGAGGCCAAAGGTACAGGGTTATAAATAGTACTTTTCTTCCCAAGCTGATTTATGAACTtattggaaaataaaacagaaaaataaaggagaggagaaaccAAAATATTACGTGTATACTCATAAAGCTGATATGGAGAATAGGGCTTATATCAATGGAGTAGCAGACTTCGTAACTATGTTCCCCAGAATTAGACTGATGTACCAATTCCAAATAGCATCTAAGTGGGACTAGTCTCCTGAAGACAATTAATGCCCCTTCGAAAGGTATGGCAGATGCCTGCTCCTTCTTCTAGAAGAAAGGGGGAAGAAGGACCTAGGCTACCCCTTACTCCTGCCATACTCACCAATCAGATTAAGTCACTTCTCTTAGGGAGGAATTTGGTACATTACACCTGTGGATGGAGCTTCTTCCACATGatcaaagaaaatcaaaagtaGGAAAAGAGCTGTCACCTCTCTATTCCTGGTTGACATTAATAACATAGTATCCTTTTCTGGAAAATGCAGCCAGGCCCAAGTAGacataaagtgatgaaagttGACATGTAATGAACCAGGTTCACATCCCCATCCAAGCAATAAATGACATGATTGGCAGAGACGGGAGTGTTATCTGCAATTCCACTGTTTTTCTATGTAGTCTGGCTACATTTATGAATTTAATCAAGATTTAGTCTCTTTATTTATATCAAAAGCAAGCATTTGTGCCGTTCTCAGAACGGCTTCATGAAAATAGTAGGGATTTGATATAACagttttgaatgaaaaaatatgaaaataatttttagaagcaTGAACTCTGAGTTAAAGGGGATTTTATATATCGGAGGAGTCCCTCACATACATAGCTAGGAAGTCTCAACGTTTAAAAAAAAGTGCCtatcttaattttattaatagatttcttttctgaaaaaaattaatatatattaataaagaatGTTGGTGAAAAGAGCAATTTAAATGCATTATTG
This DNA window, taken from Eubalaena glacialis isolate mEubGla1 chromosome 17, mEubGla1.1.hap2.+ XY, whole genome shotgun sequence, encodes the following:
- the LOC133076870 gene encoding hyaluronan synthase 2, with amino-acid sequence MHCERFLCILRIIGTTLFGVSLLLGITAAYIVGYQFIQTDNYYFSFGLYGAFLASHLIIQSLFAFLEHRKMKKSLETPIKLNKTVALCIAAYQEDPDYLRKCLQSVKRLTYPGIKVVMVIDGNSEDDLYMMDIFSEVMGRDKSATYIWKNNFHVKGPGETDESHKESSQHVTQLVLSNKSICIMQKWGGKREVMYTAFRALGRSVDYVQVCDSDTMLDPASSVEMVKVLEEDPMVGGVGGDVQILNKYDSWISFLSSVRYWMAFNIERACQSYFGCVQCISGPLGMYRNSLLHEFVEDWYNQEFMGSQCSFGDDRHLTNRVLSLGYATKYTARSKCLTETPIEYLRWLNQQTRWSKSYFREWLYNAMWFHKHHLWMTYEAVITGFFPFFLIATVIQLFYRGKIWNILLFLLTVQLVGLIKSSFASCLRGNIVMVFMSLYSVLYMSSLLPAKMFAIATINKAGWGTSGRKTIVVNFIGLIPVSVWFTILLGGVIFTIYKESKKPFSESKQTVLIVGTLLYACYWVMLLTLYVVLINKCGRRKKGQQYDMVLDV